The Polyangiaceae bacterium genome includes a region encoding these proteins:
- a CDS encoding sulfatase — MPRELNILLITIDALRADMPWLGYPRAIAPNLTRFAEKAVVYTHASALSSYTSMSLGGLMSARYPSELPRSGLATSAFGPEALMLAEVLKAGGLKTLAVHGHVYFQGDTGMSQGFDDWRVVPKITTLPAREGHIVDDKLADMLIEGLKEHGSGRFFAWVHFMDPHFAYARHEGQPRFTGSAYGDAGSVVPPGTPLGEVGQSLRNLYDGEVLFTDAQVGRVLDFVERQPWADKTAVVISADHGEAFGEHKSTFEHGYTLWEVLTRVPLLIRVPGLPPARIDTRRSHIDLGRTLCELAGVPAPESFRGVSLVPELGGARPPVRDIVIDMPYTDQAPRRRALITGGKKIVVTETEQVPQVFDLDADPAEQNDLGRQKLADELRAKWTEVDRALPDFPAPRRGKRRY; from the coding sequence GTGCCGCGCGAGCTCAACATCCTGCTCATCACCATCGACGCGCTCCGCGCCGACATGCCCTGGCTCGGCTACCCGCGCGCGATCGCGCCGAACCTGACGCGCTTCGCGGAGAAGGCAGTGGTCTACACCCACGCCTCCGCCCTCTCGAGCTACACCTCGATGAGCCTGGGCGGGCTGATGAGCGCGCGCTACCCGTCCGAGCTGCCGCGGAGCGGCCTGGCCACCAGCGCCTTCGGCCCGGAGGCGCTGATGCTGGCGGAGGTGCTGAAGGCCGGCGGCCTGAAGACCCTGGCGGTGCACGGCCACGTGTACTTCCAGGGCGACACCGGGATGAGCCAGGGCTTCGACGACTGGCGCGTGGTCCCGAAGATCACCACCCTGCCCGCCCGCGAGGGCCACATCGTGGACGACAAGCTCGCGGACATGCTGATCGAGGGCTTGAAAGAGCACGGCAGCGGGCGCTTCTTCGCCTGGGTCCACTTCATGGACCCGCACTTCGCCTACGCGCGCCACGAGGGCCAGCCGCGCTTCACCGGCTCGGCCTACGGCGACGCCGGCAGCGTGGTGCCGCCCGGCACTCCGCTCGGCGAGGTCGGCCAGTCGCTCCGGAACCTCTACGACGGCGAGGTGCTGTTCACCGACGCCCAGGTCGGGCGCGTGCTCGACTTCGTCGAGCGGCAGCCCTGGGCGGACAAGACGGCCGTGGTCATCAGCGCCGACCACGGCGAGGCCTTCGGCGAGCACAAGAGCACCTTCGAGCACGGCTACACGCTGTGGGAGGTGCTGACCCGGGTGCCGCTCCTGATCCGCGTGCCCGGCTTGCCGCCGGCGCGCATCGACACCCGGCGCAGCCACATCGACCTCGGCCGCACGCTGTGCGAGCTCGCCGGCGTGCCGGCGCCGGAGTCGTTCCGCGGCGTGAGCCTGGTGCCCGAGCTCGGCGGCGCGCGTCCCCCGGTCCGCGACATCGTGATCGACATGCCGTACACCGATCAGGCGCCGCGCCGCCGCGCGCTGATCACCGGCGGCAAGAAGATCGTCGTCACCGAGACCGAGCAGGTGCCGCAGGTGTTCGACCTGGACGCCGATCCCGCGGAGCAGAACGACCTGGGCAGGCAGAAGCTGGCGGACGAGCTGCGCGCGAAGTGGACCGAGGTCGATCGCGCGCTGCCGGACTTCCCCGCGCCGCGCCGGGGCAAGCGGCGGTACTGA
- a CDS encoding Uma2 family endonuclease, which yields MSRLAERTGLSPAEYLTWEASQPERHEYFDGEVFAMAGGSPRHNALAVNVSAALLGGLREKGCSVLSSDQKLGVGRGTRYVYADVTVVCGPLRLQSGTTDVLENPNVVVEVLSGTTEQYDRGLKWESYQRLESLTDYLLVSQTEARIEHYRRGADGDWTYRAVEGGGRVELASGVTLDVDAIYSGAFSIEGE from the coding sequence ATGTCGCGCCTCGCCGAACGCACGGGGCTCTCCCCCGCCGAGTACCTGACCTGGGAAGCGAGTCAGCCGGAGCGCCACGAGTACTTCGACGGCGAGGTCTTCGCCATGGCCGGAGGCAGCCCGCGCCACAACGCGCTGGCGGTGAACGTGAGCGCGGCGCTCCTCGGCGGCCTTCGAGAGAAGGGGTGCAGCGTGCTCTCGTCCGATCAGAAGCTCGGCGTCGGGCGAGGGACGCGCTACGTGTACGCCGACGTCACGGTCGTCTGCGGCCCGCTCCGCTTGCAGTCGGGCACGACCGACGTGCTGGAGAACCCGAACGTCGTCGTCGAGGTGCTCTCGGGCACGACGGAGCAGTACGACCGCGGGCTGAAGTGGGAGAGCTACCAGCGCCTCGAGTCACTCACGGACTACCTGCTCGTCTCGCAGACCGAGGCCCGCATCGAGCACTACCGCCGGGGCGCCGACGGTGATTGGACCTACCGGGCGGTCGAGGGCGGCGGCCGCGTGGAGCTCGCGAGCGGAGTGACGCTGGACGTGGACGCCATCTACTCGGGCGCGTTCTCGATAGAAGGGGAGTGA
- the rfbA gene encoding glucose-1-phosphate thymidylyltransferase RfbA produces MKGILLAGGAGSRLYPLTEVACKQLVPVYDKPMVFYPLTTLIDGGVRELCLISTPVDLPRFQRLFGDGSRLGLRIGYREQARPAGIAEALLIAEDFVGEDSVALILGDNVFYAGDALARAFRDYASGATIFGYQVKNPERYGVVELDDAGRVLSIEEKPARPKSNHAIPGLYLFDARAPALARQLRPSARGELEITDLIRKYLEQGALRCELLARGTAWLDAGTSSSLHEASAFVQTVEKRQGIKLGCPEEAAFRRGFIDEAALAGLVAAMPACEYREYLASVLAEARR; encoded by the coding sequence GTGAAAGGCATCCTCCTGGCCGGCGGCGCCGGCAGCCGGCTGTATCCGCTGACCGAGGTCGCGTGCAAGCAGCTCGTGCCCGTGTACGACAAGCCGATGGTCTTCTACCCGCTCACCACGCTGATCGACGGCGGCGTGCGGGAGCTCTGCCTGATCTCGACGCCCGTCGATCTGCCGCGCTTCCAGCGGCTGTTCGGCGACGGCAGCCGGCTCGGCCTCCGCATCGGCTATCGCGAGCAGGCGCGGCCGGCGGGCATCGCGGAGGCGCTCTTGATCGCCGAGGACTTCGTGGGCGAGGACTCGGTCGCGCTGATCCTGGGCGACAACGTCTTCTACGCGGGGGACGCGCTCGCGCGCGCGTTTCGGGACTACGCCTCCGGCGCCACCATCTTCGGCTATCAGGTCAAGAACCCGGAGCGCTACGGCGTGGTCGAGCTCGACGACGCCGGCCGGGTGCTGAGCATCGAAGAGAAGCCCGCGCGCCCGAAGAGCAACCACGCCATCCCGGGCCTCTACCTGTTCGACGCGCGCGCACCCGCGCTCGCGCGCCAGCTCCGGCCGAGCGCCCGCGGCGAGCTCGAGATCACCGATCTGATACGCAAGTATCTGGAGCAGGGCGCGCTCCGCTGCGAGCTCCTGGCGCGGGGCACGGCGTGGCTCGACGCCGGCACGAGCTCCAGCCTGCACGAGGCCTCCGCCTTCGTGCAGACCGTCGAGAAGCGGCAGGGCATCAAGCTCGGCTGCCCGGAGGAGGCCGCGTTCCGGCGCGGCTTCATCGACGAAGCCGCGCTCGCCGGCCTGGTCGCCGCCATGCCGGCCTGCGAGTACCGGGAGTACCTGGCGAGCGTGCTGGCCGAGGCGCGCCGATGA
- a CDS encoding sugar nucleotide-binding protein → MKRGPVVVLGGTGWAGGVFVRALEARRIEHVVLSRKSVLYDRFGVLREALEGLKPSFLINAAGFSGKPNVDACEDARGETLRGNVTLPLTVAHACEVTGTPWGHVSSGCIYSGAKLGGVVHRDLLAPEAQALLAAGTPAEGFTEDDPPNFSFDAPPCSFYSGSKALGEAVLQDAPGLYVWRIRLPFDEHHGPRNLLSKLLAYPRLYQHLNSLSHLGQAVDAALGLWLSGAPFGTYNLVNPGLVSTREIAALLQEHLVPGRSFEYFADDAEFYSQGVRALRSNCVLSADKALAAGAKLAPVREALADALTRWDGPR, encoded by the coding sequence ATGAAGCGCGGGCCGGTGGTGGTGTTGGGCGGCACCGGCTGGGCCGGCGGCGTGTTCGTGCGCGCGCTCGAAGCGCGCCGCATCGAGCACGTGGTGCTGAGCCGCAAGAGCGTACTGTACGACCGCTTCGGTGTCCTACGCGAGGCGCTCGAGGGCCTGAAGCCGAGCTTCTTGATCAACGCCGCCGGCTTCAGCGGCAAGCCCAACGTGGACGCCTGCGAGGACGCCCGCGGCGAGACCTTGCGCGGCAACGTCACGCTGCCGCTGACCGTGGCGCACGCCTGCGAGGTCACCGGGACGCCGTGGGGCCACGTCAGCTCGGGTTGCATCTACTCGGGAGCGAAGCTCGGCGGCGTGGTGCACCGGGACCTGCTCGCGCCGGAGGCGCAGGCGCTGCTCGCGGCGGGCACGCCCGCCGAGGGCTTCACGGAGGACGACCCGCCGAACTTCAGCTTCGACGCTCCGCCGTGCAGCTTTTACAGCGGCAGCAAAGCGCTCGGCGAGGCGGTCCTGCAAGACGCGCCGGGCCTCTACGTCTGGCGCATCCGCCTGCCCTTCGACGAGCACCACGGGCCGCGGAATCTCTTGAGCAAGCTGCTCGCCTACCCCAGGCTCTACCAGCACCTGAACTCGCTCTCGCACCTGGGTCAGGCGGTGGACGCCGCACTCGGGCTCTGGCTCTCGGGCGCGCCGTTTGGCACCTACAATCTCGTGAACCCCGGGCTCGTCTCCACGCGCGAGATCGCGGCGTTGCTCCAGGAGCACCTCGTGCCAGGTCGGAGCTTCGAGTACTTCGCGGACGACGCGGAGTTCTACTCGCAGGGCGTGCGGGCGCTGCGCTCGAACTGCGTGCTCAGCGCGGACAAGGCCCTCGCTGCCGGCGCGAAGCTCGCGCCGGTGCGCGAGGCGCTCGCCGACGCCCTCACCCGCTGGGACGGCCCGCGGTGA
- the rfbB gene encoding dTDP-glucose 4,6-dehydratase: MRVLVTGGAGFVGANLVRFLLAQPEVERLVNLDALTYAGHLESLEDVADPRYVFEHVDLRERERVLEVLGAHAVSHVMHLAAESHVDRSIAAPADFIHTNVVGTFHLLEAARATGVERLLHVSTDEVYGSLGSDGRFSESTPYAPNSPYSASKAAADLLARAYHHTYGLPVLVSNCSNNYGPYQHPEKLFPTVILAALGEAPIPVYGDGQNVRDWLHVEDHCRALWAVLRRGRVGETYAVGAENERVNLELVGLLCDAVDAHLGRRPGRSRELVTFVPDRLGHDRRYAIDPEKLRSELGWRPERAFDAGIRATVAWYADHATWVERVRR; encoded by the coding sequence GTGAGGGTCCTGGTCACCGGCGGCGCCGGCTTCGTGGGCGCGAACCTGGTGCGCTTCCTGCTCGCGCAGCCGGAGGTCGAGCGGCTGGTGAACCTGGACGCGCTGACTTACGCGGGGCACCTCGAGAGCCTCGAGGACGTCGCAGACCCGCGCTACGTGTTCGAGCACGTGGATCTCCGAGAGCGCGAGCGGGTGCTCGAAGTGCTCGGCGCGCACGCCGTCAGCCACGTGATGCACCTGGCCGCCGAATCCCACGTCGATCGCTCCATCGCCGCGCCGGCGGACTTCATCCACACCAACGTCGTCGGCACGTTCCATCTGCTCGAGGCAGCGCGAGCGACCGGCGTCGAGCGACTGCTGCACGTCTCGACCGACGAGGTGTACGGCTCGCTGGGCAGTGACGGGAGGTTCAGCGAGAGCACGCCCTACGCGCCGAATTCGCCCTACTCGGCCAGCAAGGCGGCGGCGGACCTGCTCGCGCGCGCGTATCACCACACCTACGGCTTGCCGGTCTTGGTCAGCAACTGCTCGAACAACTACGGCCCCTACCAGCACCCGGAGAAGCTCTTCCCCACGGTGATCCTCGCGGCCCTGGGCGAGGCGCCCATCCCGGTCTACGGCGACGGTCAGAACGTGCGCGACTGGCTGCACGTCGAGGATCACTGCCGCGCGCTCTGGGCGGTGCTGCGCCGCGGCCGAGTCGGCGAGACCTACGCCGTGGGCGCCGAGAACGAGCGGGTGAACCTCGAGCTGGTCGGCCTGCTCTGCGACGCGGTGGACGCGCACCTGGGCCGCCGCCCGGGCCGAAGCCGCGAGCTGGTCACGTTCGTCCCGGACCGGCTCGGGCACGACCGCCGCTACGCCATCGACCCGGAGAAGCTCCGGAGCGAGCTCGGCTGGCGGCCGGAGCGCGCGTTCGACGCCGGCATCCGCGCCACCGTCGCGTGGTACGCGGACCACGCGACGTGGGTGGAGCGGGTGCGGCGCTGA
- the tsf gene encoding translation elongation factor Ts, which yields MSQISMQQVKELRDRTSAGLNDCRSALLEASGDMEKAVEIILKKGLAKSAKRAGAVATEGEVAARVAPDGLSGVMVEVNIQTDFASRNDEFKAFVQKILDVASKAKTGADLAAEPFPGGGSVEENRQALVGKLGENIIVRRWERLSVDGGKVHAYVHMGGKVGVLVALQATAPGATDKPEFAKFIDDVAMQAAAMSPQWLAKGDVPEDAKQKQREIYDAQLIEEGKPDAARPKIIEGKLAKWMKEVCLLEQESVIEAGKTVDQLRAELGKALGGDVAFKQFARFQLGEGIEKPTGEDFAAEVAKMAGN from the coding sequence ATGAGCCAAATCAGCATGCAGCAGGTCAAGGAGCTTCGCGATCGCACCTCGGCTGGTCTGAACGACTGCCGGAGCGCGCTTTTGGAGGCCTCCGGTGACATGGAGAAGGCCGTCGAGATCATCCTGAAGAAGGGCCTCGCCAAGAGCGCGAAGCGCGCCGGGGCCGTGGCCACGGAGGGCGAGGTCGCCGCGCGCGTGGCGCCCGACGGGCTCTCCGGCGTGATGGTCGAGGTCAACATCCAGACCGATTTCGCCTCCCGCAACGACGAGTTCAAGGCCTTCGTGCAGAAGATCCTGGACGTCGCCTCCAAGGCGAAGACCGGCGCGGACCTCGCGGCCGAGCCCTTCCCGGGCGGCGGCAGCGTCGAGGAGAACCGCCAGGCCCTGGTCGGCAAGCTCGGCGAGAACATCATCGTGCGCCGCTGGGAGCGTCTGAGCGTGGACGGCGGCAAGGTCCACGCCTACGTGCACATGGGCGGCAAGGTCGGCGTGCTCGTCGCGCTCCAGGCCACAGCCCCCGGCGCCACGGACAAGCCCGAGTTCGCCAAGTTCATCGACGACGTGGCGATGCAGGCCGCGGCGATGAGCCCGCAGTGGCTCGCCAAGGGCGACGTGCCCGAGGACGCGAAGCAGAAGCAGCGCGAGATCTACGACGCCCAGCTGATTGAGGAGGGCAAGCCCGACGCGGCGCGCCCCAAGATCATCGAGGGCAAGCTCGCCAAGTGGATGAAGGAAGTCTGCCTGCTCGAGCAGGAGAGCGTGATCGAGGCGGGCAAGACCGTCGATCAGCTGCGCGCCGAGCTGGGCAAGGCGCTCGGCGGCGACGTCGCCTTCAAGCAGTTCGCGCGCTTCCAGCTCGGCGAGGGCATCGAGAAGCCGACCGGCGAAGACTTCGCGGCCGAGGTCGCGAAGATGGCCGGCAACTAG
- the rpsB gene encoding 30S ribosomal protein S2 — protein MTETPDITTEVSPPPAAPPLTAVLAAERAQSDTREPRDPANPLSVRDLFEAGTHFGHQTKRWNPKMRPYIYGARSGIHIIDLDQTSRLFKRAFDFLADTTARGGHVLFVGTKRQAAAIVAEEAQRAGQFYVTNRWLGGSLTNFRTIKGGLERLRNLERMKEDGTYSQLPKKETVKLEKERLRLEKYIGGLKGMGSVPSAVFVIDPAQELIAVSEARRLHIPIVAITDTNCDPDRVDYLIPGNDDAIRSVRLITAAVADACIYGAARRREHAPSREREGAAAAGPAAEVMYQRRGGES, from the coding sequence ATGACCGAGACCCCCGACATCACGACCGAAGTGTCCCCGCCGCCCGCGGCTCCGCCGCTCACCGCCGTGCTCGCTGCCGAGCGCGCGCAGAGCGACACGCGCGAGCCCCGCGATCCCGCGAACCCGCTGAGCGTGCGCGACCTGTTCGAGGCCGGCACGCACTTCGGACACCAGACCAAGCGCTGGAACCCGAAGATGCGCCCGTACATCTACGGCGCGCGCAGCGGCATTCACATCATCGACCTCGATCAGACCTCGCGTCTGTTCAAGCGCGCCTTCGACTTCCTCGCGGACACCACCGCGCGCGGCGGTCACGTGCTGTTCGTGGGCACCAAGCGCCAGGCCGCGGCCATCGTCGCGGAAGAGGCGCAGCGCGCCGGCCAGTTCTACGTCACCAACCGCTGGCTGGGCGGCAGCTTGACGAACTTCCGCACCATCAAGGGCGGCCTCGAGCGCCTGCGCAACCTGGAGCGCATGAAGGAAGACGGCACCTACAGCCAGCTGCCGAAGAAGGAGACCGTCAAGCTCGAGAAGGAGCGCCTGCGCCTCGAGAAGTACATCGGCGGCCTCAAGGGCATGGGCTCGGTGCCGAGCGCGGTGTTCGTCATCGATCCGGCGCAGGAGCTGATCGCCGTGAGCGAGGCGCGCCGCCTGCACATCCCCATCGTCGCCATCACGGACACCAACTGCGACCCGGACCGGGTGGACTACCTGATCCCGGGCAACGACGACGCCATCCGCTCGGTGCGCCTGATCACGGCGGCCGTCGCGGACGCGTGCATCTACGGGGCCGCGCGCCGGCGCGAGCACGCCCCGAGCCGCGAGCGCGAGGGCGCGGCAGCAGCCGGTCCCGCCGCCGAGGTCATGTACCAGCGGCGCGGCGGCGAGAGCTGA
- a CDS encoding protein kinase encodes MSREFADGQIVPGTRYRVLGHLGSGGMGSVYLVEHTELGKPFVLKALFRELASRKDLVARLRQEWRALARLNHANIVNVTDAGTSDNGVPFYVMERVEGETLADLLKREHALGIPRALGLAAAVLDGLSAAHQISIVHRDVKPPNIFVVTGGGVKILDFGIAKLADQSAEVITARGVAIGTPRYMSPEQAKGQAVDARADLYAVGLVLFEAIAGEGPFDDARDANELLLAHLSKPVPKLSSFHRGVTAELDEIVSGLLAKDPAARPSSAKQVAASLRALLKRAARVPSTSSVTPEAGYQDPTQGEVTALPSTRPDGVAGRVSELPTVEAPLVARRSNPPPSVNTTLIGGTPVDGTTTLSATADTKTGMEWAKDGFQTVAGASSVALGVEDTLVASAPPSAAQSGPVRDDYTLPIDGPVTPPPNEAPTRTSVPAAELSPPMPGTRSMPQVSPLPAFGLAETPPPFMSATPAPSSRTPAPSRTPLYLGVLALVILVGGVGSFAALRGRASAPKQEPAALVEALPNPPEPEPTLSAEPAPSPEPAPLPSAEAPAAAPALAQTARTAVVRPAPKPERAPEKPRDKRAEPKPAATKLPASGL; translated from the coding sequence ATGAGCCGAGAGTTCGCCGATGGACAGATCGTGCCCGGAACGCGCTACCGGGTGCTGGGCCACCTGGGCTCCGGGGGCATGGGCTCGGTGTACCTGGTGGAGCACACCGAGCTCGGCAAGCCGTTCGTGCTCAAGGCCTTGTTCCGCGAGCTGGCGAGCCGCAAGGACCTGGTCGCGCGGCTGCGCCAGGAGTGGCGCGCGCTGGCCCGCTTGAACCACGCGAACATCGTCAACGTCACGGACGCCGGAACCAGCGACAACGGGGTGCCGTTCTACGTGATGGAGCGCGTGGAGGGCGAGACCCTGGCCGATCTGCTCAAGCGCGAGCACGCGCTCGGCATCCCCCGGGCTCTCGGCCTCGCCGCCGCGGTGCTCGACGGGCTCTCCGCCGCCCACCAGATCAGCATCGTTCACCGCGACGTGAAGCCTCCGAACATCTTCGTGGTGACCGGCGGGGGCGTGAAGATCCTCGACTTCGGCATCGCCAAGCTCGCCGACCAGAGCGCCGAGGTGATCACGGCGCGCGGCGTGGCCATCGGCACGCCTCGCTACATGTCACCGGAGCAGGCCAAGGGTCAGGCGGTGGACGCCCGGGCTGACCTCTACGCAGTCGGCCTGGTGCTCTTCGAGGCCATCGCCGGCGAGGGCCCCTTCGACGACGCCCGTGACGCGAACGAGCTGTTGCTCGCGCACCTGTCCAAGCCGGTGCCCAAGCTGTCCAGCTTCCACCGGGGCGTCACAGCGGAGCTCGACGAGATCGTGAGCGGGCTGCTCGCGAAGGATCCGGCGGCGCGGCCCTCGAGCGCCAAGCAAGTGGCGGCGTCGCTGCGCGCGCTCTTGAAGCGCGCGGCGCGCGTGCCTTCCACCAGCTCGGTGACCCCCGAGGCCGGCTATCAGGATCCGACCCAAGGTGAGGTCACCGCGCTGCCGTCCACCCGTCCGGACGGCGTCGCCGGCCGCGTCTCGGAGCTGCCCACGGTGGAGGCGCCGCTGGTGGCGAGGCGCTCGAATCCGCCGCCCTCCGTCAACACCACGCTGATCGGCGGCACGCCGGTCGACGGCACCACCACGCTCTCGGCGACCGCGGACACCAAGACCGGCATGGAGTGGGCGAAGGATGGCTTCCAGACCGTGGCCGGCGCGAGCAGCGTCGCGCTCGGGGTCGAGGACACGCTGGTCGCCTCGGCGCCACCGTCGGCAGCGCAATCCGGTCCGGTGCGCGACGACTACACGCTGCCCATCGACGGCCCGGTCACTCCGCCGCCCAACGAAGCGCCGACTCGCACCTCCGTGCCCGCCGCGGAGCTGTCGCCCCCGATGCCGGGCACGCGGTCCATGCCCCAGGTCTCGCCGCTGCCAGCCTTCGGCCTCGCGGAGACGCCGCCGCCGTTCATGTCCGCGACCCCTGCGCCGTCGAGCCGCACCCCGGCGCCGAGCCGCACGCCGCTCTACCTGGGCGTTCTGGCGCTCGTCATCTTGGTGGGTGGCGTCGGGTCGTTTGCGGCGCTTCGGGGGAGGGCCAGCGCGCCGAAGCAGGAGCCCGCCGCGCTGGTCGAAGCCCTGCCGAACCCACCCGAGCCGGAGCCGACGCTGAGCGCCGAGCCCGCCCCGAGCCCCGAGCCCGCCCCGCTGCCGAGCGCCGAGGCGCCTGCTGCGGCCCCCGCGCTGGCGCAGACGGCTCGGACCGCGGTCGTGAGGCCCGCCCCCAAACCCGAGCGCGCCCCGGAAAAACCCAGGGACAAGCGCGCCGAGCCCAAGCCCGCGGCCACCAAGCTGCCGGCCTCGGGCCTGTGA
- a CDS encoding DUF4190 domain-containing protein: MSFEPGSETRRAQGGGWGPPGGYGPPGGYGPPGGYGPPGAPPGPGGFQPAPPGGFAPPPGGGGKPITGGKQTMALHAMTIDPTTGMPKGEKPPASTAAVLALVCGILMCLGPLTGIPAIIAGIIARGAVKKDPANVGGGGLAIAGIILGVLNLLGWAVYFVIFVLAALLG; encoded by the coding sequence ATGAGCTTCGAGCCCGGGTCCGAGACGCGTCGGGCGCAAGGTGGGGGTTGGGGTCCGCCTGGAGGCTACGGACCGCCTGGAGGCTACGGACCGCCTGGAGGCTACGGACCGCCGGGTGCGCCGCCTGGGCCGGGTGGCTTCCAGCCGGCGCCGCCGGGTGGCTTCGCGCCTCCGCCGGGTGGAGGCGGCAAGCCCATCACCGGCGGCAAGCAGACGATGGCGTTGCACGCCATGACCATCGACCCGACCACGGGCATGCCGAAAGGCGAGAAGCCTCCGGCGAGCACCGCCGCCGTGCTCGCGCTCGTGTGCGGCATCTTGATGTGCCTGGGCCCGCTCACGGGCATCCCCGCGATCATCGCCGGCATCATCGCGCGGGGCGCCGTCAAGAAGGATCCGGCCAACGTGGGCGGCGGCGGCCTGGCCATCGCCGGCATCATCCTGGGCGTGCTGAACCTCCTCGGCTGGGCGGTGTACTTCGTGATCTTCGTGCTGGCCGCGCTCCTGGGCTGA
- the gatC gene encoding Asp-tRNA(Asn)/Glu-tRNA(Gln) amidotransferase subunit GatC, producing MAVTRDEVRRMARLARLHLAEEELPRLEAELSRIVAYVDELGGVDVGGVSEATGVGPSVAPLRDDEPRPGLSREAALAEAPRTSDGAFAVPEFVDES from the coding sequence ATGGCCGTGACCCGAGACGAAGTGCGCCGTATGGCCCGGCTGGCCCGCCTCCACCTCGCCGAGGAAGAGCTGCCTCGGCTCGAGGCCGAGCTCAGCCGCATCGTGGCCTACGTGGACGAGCTCGGCGGCGTGGACGTTGGCGGCGTGAGCGAAGCTACAGGCGTCGGCCCCAGCGTCGCGCCCTTGCGCGACGACGAGCCGCGCCCGGGCCTGTCTCGCGAAGCCGCCCTCGCCGAGGCCCCGCGCACGAGCGACGGGGCGTTCGCCGTGCCGGAGTTCGTGGACGAGTCATGA
- the gatA gene encoding Asp-tRNA(Asn)/Glu-tRNA(Gln) amidotransferase subunit GatA, with protein MSALGLSIAELAASVQSGSVAAEEVARQSLAAIARRASLNAFLHVAEDATLERARELDERRRRGEALGPLAGVPVALKDALCTLDAPTTCASKILTRAGKGWRPPYDATVVARLRAADALLVGKTNMDEFAMGSSNENSAFGPVKNPWDESRIPGGSSGGSAVAVAAGLVSGALGSDTGGSIRQPAALTGSVGLKPSYGRVSRFGLIAFASSLDQIGPFARDVRGAARLLSVIAGHDPADSTSSAAPVPDFEAACERDPKGLRVGVPEDYFGEGLDPEVQAAVRAAIARLESDGLSVVPIAMPHTRHGVATYYVLATAEASSNLARFDGVRFGLREEAPGSDLGGLYEATRSAGFGREVKRRILLGTYVLSAGYYDAYYAQAQRVRALICKDFERAFREVDVIATPTSPTAAFELGARIEDPLAMYLADVYTLPASLAGVAALSLPVGLTGAGLPIGMQLIAPAFAEERLLSVARAAELTSPFQGARPPS; from the coding sequence ATGAGCGCGCTCGGCCTGTCGATCGCCGAGCTCGCCGCGAGCGTGCAGAGCGGCAGCGTCGCGGCCGAGGAGGTCGCGCGGCAGAGCCTCGCGGCGATCGCTCGGCGAGCGAGCCTCAACGCCTTCCTGCACGTCGCCGAGGACGCGACCCTCGAGCGCGCCCGAGAGCTCGACGAGCGCCGCCGCCGCGGCGAGGCGCTGGGCCCCTTGGCGGGAGTCCCCGTCGCGCTCAAGGACGCGCTCTGCACGCTCGATGCGCCGACCACCTGCGCCTCGAAGATCCTGACCCGCGCCGGCAAGGGCTGGCGCCCGCCCTACGACGCCACGGTGGTGGCGCGGCTTCGAGCCGCCGACGCGCTGCTCGTGGGCAAGACCAACATGGACGAATTCGCGATGGGCTCGTCCAACGAGAACAGCGCCTTCGGTCCGGTGAAGAACCCTTGGGACGAGTCGCGCATCCCCGGCGGCTCGAGCGGCGGCAGCGCAGTGGCGGTGGCCGCTGGCCTGGTCAGCGGCGCGCTCGGCAGCGACACCGGGGGCTCGATTCGCCAGCCGGCGGCGCTCACCGGCAGCGTCGGGCTCAAGCCGAGCTACGGGCGCGTGTCGCGCTTCGGTCTGATCGCCTTCGCGTCGAGCCTGGATCAGATCGGCCCCTTCGCCCGCGACGTGCGCGGCGCAGCGCGCCTCCTGTCGGTCATCGCCGGCCACGATCCGGCCGACTCCACCTCGTCCGCCGCGCCGGTGCCCGACTTCGAGGCCGCCTGCGAGCGCGATCCGAAGGGGCTGCGGGTCGGCGTGCCCGAGGACTACTTCGGCGAGGGCCTCGACCCGGAGGTGCAGGCCGCGGTGCGCGCGGCGATCGCTCGCCTCGAGTCCGACGGCCTGAGCGTGGTGCCGATCGCGATGCCCCACACCCGTCACGGCGTGGCCACGTATTACGTGCTCGCCACCGCGGAGGCCTCGAGCAACCTCGCGCGTTTCGACGGCGTGCGCTTCGGCCTGCGCGAGGAGGCGCCCGGCTCGGACCTCGGCGGGTTGTACGAGGCCACGCGCTCCGCCGGCTTCGGTCGCGAGGTGAAGCGCCGCATCCTGCTCGGCACCTACGTGCTGTCCGCCGGCTATTACGACGCCTACTACGCCCAGGCTCAGCGCGTGCGCGCGCTGATCTGCAAGGACTTCGAGCGCGCCTTCAGAGAGGTGGACGTGATCGCCACGCCGACCAGCCCGACCGCCGCCTTCGAGCTGGGCGCGCGGATCGAGGATCCGCTCGCCATGTACCTCGCCGACGTCTACACGCTCCCGGCCAGCTTGGCGGGCGTCGCAGCGCTCTCGCTGCCGGTGGGACTCACCGGCGCGGGACTGCCCATCGGCATGCAGCTGATCGCGCCGGCGTTCGCCGAGGAGCGCCTGCTCTCGGTCGCGCGGGCGGCGGAGCTGACGAGCCCGTTCCAGGGTGCGAGGCCGCCGTCGTGA